One Kitasatospora sp. MAP12-44 DNA segment encodes these proteins:
- a CDS encoding thioester domain-containing protein, which translates to MLASSVVVGSGLAMAGAAIADTGTGTGSGAVAVLHNPELIANNYGQITVNGRPDNEGGLIQLDTDAKNGKFLETYCIDLGNETQSGAKYQETDWSNISLGNPDEGGKDPKKAGKVLWILQNSYPHITDLKALASEAGVESLTTAQAAAGTQAAIWTFSDDAVAVPKDSAANGLTQYLIKTVNDPKTVLTSEPAPSLSLTPGTVKGSAGAQLGPITVNTTGDQVDVSLDAAANKSGVVLTDASGNVLTGADGHLLKPAKANDKFFVKAPAAAAAGSATLNASTSTTVELGRAFISQHYTVANHSQTLILAGNSNDTVQATASASWTAAGASTSPTPSASASTPAGAKPSTPVASASASTPAGGLAFTGGGSQAPMIAGIAGALVVAGGGAVFMMRRRGRHSAA; encoded by the coding sequence ATGCTCGCGTCGAGTGTGGTGGTCGGCAGCGGCCTCGCGATGGCGGGTGCGGCCATCGCGGACACCGGCACGGGTACCGGTTCGGGCGCGGTGGCAGTCCTGCACAACCCCGAGCTGATCGCAAACAACTACGGCCAGATCACCGTCAACGGGCGACCTGACAACGAGGGTGGCCTGATCCAGCTCGACACGGACGCCAAGAACGGCAAGTTCCTGGAGACCTACTGCATCGACCTCGGCAACGAGACGCAGTCGGGGGCGAAGTACCAGGAGACCGACTGGTCGAACATCTCGCTCGGCAACCCGGACGAGGGCGGCAAGGACCCGAAGAAGGCGGGCAAGGTGCTCTGGATCCTCCAGAACTCCTACCCCCACATCACCGACCTGAAGGCCCTCGCCTCGGAGGCCGGAGTCGAGAGCCTCACCACCGCTCAGGCGGCGGCGGGCACCCAGGCGGCGATCTGGACCTTCTCCGACGACGCGGTCGCGGTGCCGAAGGACAGTGCCGCCAATGGCCTCACGCAGTACCTGATCAAGACGGTGAACGACCCGAAGACGGTCCTGACGTCCGAGCCGGCGCCGTCGCTCTCGCTGACGCCGGGCACGGTCAAGGGCAGCGCCGGTGCGCAGCTCGGCCCGATCACCGTCAACACCACCGGTGACCAGGTCGACGTCTCGCTCGACGCGGCGGCGAACAAGTCGGGTGTGGTCCTGACGGACGCCTCCGGCAACGTGCTGACCGGTGCGGACGGCCACCTGCTCAAGCCGGCCAAGGCGAACGACAAGTTCTTCGTGAAGGCTCCGGCGGCCGCGGCCGCCGGCAGTGCCACGCTGAACGCGTCGACCTCCACCACGGTCGAGCTGGGCCGGGCGTTCATCAGCCAGCACTACACCGTCGCCAACCACAGCCAGACCCTCATCCTGGCCGGCAACTCGAACGACACCGTGCAGGCCACCGCCAGCGCGAGCTGGACCGCGGCCGGCGCCTCGACGAGCCCGACCCCGTCCGCCTCGGCGAGCACGCCGGCCGGCGCCAAGCCGAGCACCCCGGTCGCCTCGGCCAGTGCGAGCACCCCCGCGGGTGGTCTGGCGTTCACCGGTGGCGGCAGCCAGGCCCCGATGATCGCCGGCATCGCCGGTGCGCTCGTGGTGGCCGGCGGTGGCGCGGTCTTCATGATGCGCCGTCGTGGTCGTCACAGTGCTGCCTGA